The nucleotide window AGAATAGCCAATCCCATCAGAAGGGTATAAGGGGACTGAAAAATCGACTCGAATTGAATTTTCCCTGCCATCGTAGGGTATTTCCACGAGAGTTGTTCCTATTTTAATTTTTCGACCAAGGTGATCCTCGATGTTGTTGATGAAAATCTTACCTCTGTAACGTTCCGAAAAATCTTGATTTGGATCCAGAAGCAGAAACCCCTCCTCAAGGCAGACAAGGTGCAAACCATTTGACAGAGGGACAATATTTTCGTAAGAATCCACCATCCCATAGCTAGCATGTCCCAGGTTTAAGACTACTTTCTTACTGATGTTATTGTCATCAATCTCGAAAAGGGCGGCGTTATTTGAATCAATAAACCAGTAGTAGCCATCCGAAGATTCCACTATCCGCTTGGCATTTGCAGACACACCCAATGCATTATTGAGCTTATCATAAGCGATAATTCGATCCTGCAAGTCATCATAAGTCCACAATCCGTTTCCGGAGGTAAACACAACACGATTCTGTATGCTGAAGACATGGGAATGTGTATTGAGTCGAAAACCTTGATCTCTTCCTAGATAGACTTGCTCTTTTACTGTGTCAGATTCAATTTTCAACCGGTAAATTCCTTTTCTACTATGGCTGGCCCAAATGTTGCCCTGAAAATCGACTTCAATGTATTTTAGCGGTTCGGCAAACCCTTTGAGTCTTTGACTTTCCTTCCACCCTGTGGCGTCCTCTTTATCCAATACAATGATGTCCGCATAGGTCCCCCCAATGAGCGTTTTCTCACTCAGGTAATCAAAAGTTGTGCCACCTGAAACCTCGGAAACTTTCCTCAGTACGTTATTCTTAAAAGAGAAAGTACCATTGGTATGTCCTATCAGCAACTCACCGTCCAACACTCGCAGGGTCCAAACCTGACCCTGAGTCTCTGGAATCATACTGAAGTCACCTAACCTGTAGCTGATATGGTCATCCGGGACCCTTGCGCGATAAAGACCCTGGTTAGAGCCTATAAAAAGATAATCACCAAACAGGGCGGCATCATGGACGGCACCAATAGGATTAGATTCTGATGTGATAGGAACAAATGGAAAGTGAAATTGAATGAAACTTAGCCCCTGGTCATGGGTAACCCAAATATTGCCCTTACCATCTGTACACAGGCCAAGAACAGTATTATTCTTGAGGGAATTTTCAGCATTAAGATGCCTGACAATTTTTCCTAATTGATCAACAAAATACACCCCATCGGTAATGGTTCCAAGTACAAATAAACCGCCAACCTTCACACCGTGATTGATCTGCTTTTTACTCAGAACTTGATTAGCCTCGCAATCCCAAATAGCAAGACCTTCATTCGTCCACCGGTAAAGGCCTGACGTTCCTGATCCCAATATATAACCTCCATTATGGTCGGCAAGTACGACTTTTACTTCCTCACCATTTAGTAAATGGGAATTCTCCACAGGTTCAAACCTCCCATTCACCAATTTCACCAAACCTCCCACGAAACTTTGTGCTACCAGTTGGTCTCCAGCTTCAAGTAGAAACAGAATACCTCCATGGGGTTTAACGATATCGACCTGTTGACTATGGAGATCATAGATAAAGACTGTACCAAAGGATTGGAAGAATACCTTATCCTCTTTCACGATAATCTTCCAGATTTCCTCATTGTGAAACTCAAAATCTTCCAGGTCTTGCGATAGTGAGAAATAGCCTAGTTCTCCATTTGAGTATCTTTCCCAATAACCAAACTCTTCATATCCACCTGAATAGACCCGATCATTGGCATCAACCTTAATGGATCTTATCAATCCTTTATCAGGCAATTCCTTTAGCGACCACTCGTCTCCATCCGCGATCAGGAGCCCGGCATGATTCCCCACAAACACGTACCCACGAGAGTCGACATCCACACTCCAGTTTTTACTGGAAGCACCGTATGCTACCCGATCATAAGTCGTGATGATCGGCACAATGTTCTGGGCCAGTGAGACATTGAAAGATAAAAGGAATAAATATTTCCACATGGAGCTATAAATCTAAAGCTTCACGGAAAGTGAACAAAACAGCGTCGGAAATATCTGGCAATTTGTAATTTCTGACGTTTCTTTGTCAGTTTGACTAAAGTGTCATGTAAGAGTTTCAATAAACCGAGGACCTGTCCTTGTGTCTTGTCCTGCAATAGGTTTACACAATTGTGATAACCCAAAATGGATGAAAACAAGAATTTAAGAATTAGAAATGGTATTGAGTTAACGATGGCGGAGGGTCATCAGATGATTCAGGAATACCTAGCTGGTGGCATCTAAGACCGGAATTCTAATGACGGGATTTCCTGATCCTGCCTTAAACCAACTTCGTGAAAAGTTGAGGATTCGATTTAAAGCATGTAAGCTTCAACATTCCATTTATGCACACTATACGCTAAAAACTGTACATAGTACAGTCATGAGATTCGGTAATCAACTGGATAACAAATCGGCACTTCTTGAGTTCGTAGAGAAGCATAAAAACACGGATATTGGTTTTTTAAGGGTCGGGAATATGGAGCTGGCAGGAAATGATTGGTATCAGAGGAAACAAAAGACAGTGACGATTGGAACGTTCAATTTAGCCAAGAAATAAAACGGTTTCTATCGTTGTTGACAAATGAAATTTCGTCAGGTTACATATACTAGTAGGCATTATTAATTTAAGTTCAAAGAAAAACCCCTCAGATTGCTCAGAGGGGACTATTGCTACATTATTGGGGTTAAGCTTAAATCACTGCGATCTCTTCTTCTGTGATTTCATTGCTGGTAGTATCCGATTCATTACGGGTCTTGCGCGTTCGGGCCACAGACATGATCGAAGCGGTGATGACGTTAAATCGTGCGATCAGATCCGTGTAAGTCCCCGGATTGACCTCTTCCAGCACATTGATGGCATCGATCAGGACATTGACATGTGTGACTGCTTTCTTTTTGGCTTCACCCATCGTGGGGTAGGTTTTCTGGCTGTCTACATCCAGGCGCGTGATGTACTTCTCGGAGAACTCCTGCTGCGCTTGTTTAAGTTCCGTGTAAATATCATTGACACCCATCGTTGCCAGGGCCGTTTGATGATTTGCTTTGTCCAGTTCAGTAAACAAGGCTTCTAGCCGACCACTTTGGGCCACATAGCCCAGGGCATAAAGGGTGGTGCCCGCTTTTTCGATTACTGGCCATACGGCCGCATGCGCTTGAACCAGCGCAACATCTCTTCGGCGTTTGGTTGCATCTACCATGTCCCTGAATCCGATGAACAAGTCATCCCTCACCGCATCCAACTCAGCCACCTCATTGACCAGTGTGTTTACCCGGACGGCCGTAATGGCATCACTGAGTCGAGACACATCTTCTCTGAGCAGCCCCGTCACCACATTAAGGAAAGCGTCCGACGATTCCGTAACCGGAATGATTTCAAGATAGCTGTTGATGGTTTCTACCAGTTCTGCAGGTAGGAGTAAGCTTGTTCTTAGCTTATTAAGCATAATTGTTCTTAGTTATTTGTTTGAAAAATGATTTTGCTGAAAACAGTTGTTTTGTAGTTGCTTTCAATAATATCAACGATGAGGGACGATGATAGTTACGTCTTCCAAAAGAATTTTTCACCTGAAAAGTGGGAGTGAGGCGCAACCAGAAGTTTTTTAGGTTACAAAACCGAGATTGATCGTAAAAAGAAAATGAGCAAGGCCACCAAACTCAGAGGAGTGTAAAAAAGAATTCTTTTAGCCTATAAAACTTGAACAGGATCGTTTTTAGAAATATGCCGGACCATAAAACCCAGATCAGCTCCAAAAAGAAATTGAAAGGGAGGATAAAAATGAGATCAATCCGAAGAAGAATTCTTTTTGGGTTCTAAAACTCAGATGAGTCTATAAAAGAATTCTTGTAGACCGTAAATGTGGGAGTGGGGTGGGGAAGAAATTTTTAGGAGGTCATTACGTCTCAGATGGTCATCCCGGCGATCAAAGTAGGTTTGAGATTGGCAATGTAAAGTTCATTGATCTGCCGGGATCTCATAAAATGGGAGTCGATGCTATAGTTTATTGAATTTCCCCTTCGCGGGCCGTGGCACTCGCTTAATTCAGGTCATCACGGTAAAAGTTCGTGTTTTGCAAATATTATATTGATGTGATGCCAGGCAGTCTTGCGGAATCTCAAGGTTTGATAGTTAGTCTTCCTTTTATGAGATTCCGGCAGATCAATTTACACTGAATAAACTCGGATAGACATTGCACTGATCGCCGGAATGACGGAAAATAACTATAATTCCCTAGTCTATGAGGTAGATACCAAGTTATTTCCGATATTAGAATACAATTAACGGGAGTAACTATCTTCATGGACAAGCAAAAAGCCGAACACCTCACCAAACAGATTCCTGGAGCCATCAAAAATGCTGTTGGCTACATTAAGAAAAATTTCGATGAAAATGGGCAGGAAATATTGGAGAATACTTCAGGAACACTTGGCTTATTCATCAATTTATTGGGGAAACCGCTGCTGGATAAGTATTTCGATAAACTGGCCGAAAAGAAACTCGACAACCTTGGCTTCCAGACCTACCTGAAAGCAAGTTTTACGCAAGTGCAGTCCTCCATTCAGGTGGTGGAAAACAGCCTGAAAGATTCGTTGGACCCAGAGGGTGTAGTGAAAACGCTACTAGAAGCTTTGGCTTCCGAAGCTGAGCAGTATAAAAAGGAAGATGTGGTTTTACTGTTTCGTCCGGTTTATCACCCCATGATCGTTCGAATACGGGATGCCGTGGCTAGCGCGCTTCAAGGATTGTCTTCCGAGCGAGACGTCAGTTCTCGATTCAATAGAGACTTCAATAAAAACATTCATCAATCCATAAATGAAGCATTCGGCGAAGAATACGACACCCATCAACGAGAGATAAAGGAGTATTTACTAGAGGAAAATGAATCCCAACTGCTCTATGAGACCATTCAAGGTGCCCGCATTGGTTTCAAAGAAGGGGAGGACCTGCTTTATCAGGAAACCTACGGTCATTGGACACCCATCACTTCGCTGCATCAGATGGATAAAGATAAGGTTGAGAAAGGCCAGCTAAATCTGGTGGATGAGCTAATTGAGCAGTACTTTCATGATGACGATCACTTGAGTAAAATCCTTTTTTTGATCGCCGATTTCGGTAAGGGTAAATCGGTCTTCATGCGAAACTATGCGGCCAAAATGGCCCGAGACTATATCAGTACCCAGTCTGGTCTATTTCCGATCTATTTTAATTTGAGGGACTTTAAAAATTTCTCCTCTGTTTCCAAGCTTGGCGTACTTGATGATTTTCTTCAAAAGAAGTATCACCTCAAGATCGAGGATGCACATTTCCAAAAGAAAAAATATGTCTTTCTGTTCGACTCGCTGGACGAGAGCGGTGAGTTAACTCAGCATGCCATTGAAGAGGTGATTCGTTCGGTGAAAGCCATTCAGGACCTGGACCCAACAGAAAGCTTTGACAATCGCTTGATTGTGACTTCCCGACCCATTGGCGACGGTTTAGAATGGCAGATGAAAAGGCACAGTCCTTACGAAATCCCTAATGAAGAAGGCACAAATATCCCTCAATACATCAGTGT belongs to Cytophagales bacterium and includes:
- a CDS encoding triple tyrosine motif-containing protein encodes the protein MWKYLFLLSFNVSLAQNIVPIITTYDRVAYGASSKNWSVDVDSRGYVFVGNHAGLLIADGDEWSLKELPDKGLIRSIKVDANDRVYSGGYEEFGYWERYSNGELGYFSLSQDLEDFEFHNEEIWKIIVKEDKVFFQSFGTVFIYDLHSQQVDIVKPHGGILFLLEAGDQLVAQSFVGGLVKLVNGRFEPVENSHLLNGEEVKVVLADHNGGYILGSGTSGLYRWTNEGLAIWDCEANQVLSKKQINHGVKVGGLFVLGTITDGVYFVDQLGKIVRHLNAENSLKNNTVLGLCTDGKGNIWVTHDQGLSFIQFHFPFVPITSESNPIGAVHDAALFGDYLFIGSNQGLYRARVPDDHISYRLGDFSMIPETQGQVWTLRVLDGELLIGHTNGTFSFKNNVLRKVSEVSGGTTFDYLSEKTLIGGTYADIIVLDKEDATGWKESQRLKGFAEPLKYIEVDFQGNIWASHSRKGIYRLKIESDTVKEQVYLGRDQGFRLNTHSHVFSIQNRVVFTSGNGLWTYDDLQDRIIAYDKLNNALGVSANAKRIVESSDGYYWFIDSNNAALFEIDDNNISKKVVLNLGHASYGMVDSYENIVPLSNGLHLVCLEEGFLLLDPNQDFSERYRGKIFINNIEDHLGRKIKIGTTLVEIPYDGRENSIRVDFSVPLYPSDGIGYSTFLEGYDYEWSSYSDVSEVVFNRLPWGDYRLHITGVDAYGQPFETTELNFIISPPWYVSQWAIYAYILSMLFVLVVIRRSYVIKRDRYFRKQQEKLEKEKKELEEKKQNELVKLQNQNLQLRLENKSKELANHTFHVKQRNETLIEVRNALETLKKNELQVHQRNSFDRIIDLVNKNLNKGVEWEAFEVNFDQAHNNFFKRMKEQFPDLTQSDLRICAYLHLNLTSKEIAPLLNISLRAVENHRYRLRKKLGLSANENLVEFLLQF
- a CDS encoding DUF6261 family protein — encoded protein: MLNKLRTSLLLPAELVETINSYLEIIPVTESSDAFLNVVTGLLREDVSRLSDAITAVRVNTLVNEVAELDAVRDDLFIGFRDMVDATKRRRDVALVQAHAAVWPVIEKAGTTLYALGYVAQSGRLEALFTELDKANHQTALATMGVNDIYTELKQAQQEFSEKYITRLDVDSQKTYPTMGEAKKKAVTHVNVLIDAINVLEEVNPGTYTDLIARFNVITASIMSVARTRKTRNESDTTSNEITEEEIAVI